A DNA window from Aminiphilus circumscriptus DSM 16581 contains the following coding sequences:
- the murC gene encoding UDP-N-acetylmuramate--L-alanine ligase: MGIGGAGMSGLARLLHEMGFAVSGCDVTSTSYVERVLERGIPVSLGHSADHLENYGVELLVYSSAIAPTNLELLTARERGIAVARRAEILSLLFNERKGIGIAGTHGKTTTSSMIGLILETADLSPTLAIGGELCDIGGNAKLGDGACMVAELDESDGSFELFHCQMAVVTNVDWDHVDHYPNLDSVKDAFVRFLGHVKPEGISVLCAEDPGVAAILPHIKGKNILTYGWGKGWNWGATHVHHIQGGGVSFVAHKNGIPMGDIILGLSGEHNVLNALAACAVADALGISFAVTKKALRVFRGAKRRLQYVGSIGDVQIYDDYGHHPNEIAATLRAVRNIFPGHRLIAIFQPHRYTRTAAMFGDFAKVLPLADEVFLLPIYPADEEQTDSVSSALIADAMEREGHVCHFCQNMKDVQKQITSLVRSGDVILTIGAGNVCLLGPRLLQALREGVFENAMVVGA; the protein is encoded by the coding sequence ATGGGCATTGGTGGTGCTGGAATGAGTGGTCTCGCTCGGCTTCTCCATGAGATGGGATTTGCCGTGAGCGGATGTGATGTGACGTCCACGTCGTATGTGGAGAGGGTTCTTGAGAGAGGAATTCCCGTTTCTCTCGGACATTCCGCAGACCATCTGGAAAATTACGGCGTGGAGCTTCTGGTATATAGCAGCGCTATTGCTCCCACGAACCTCGAACTGCTTACAGCTCGAGAACGAGGCATCGCCGTTGCGCGGCGAGCGGAAATTCTCAGTCTGCTTTTCAATGAAAGGAAAGGAATCGGTATCGCGGGTACACACGGTAAGACAACGACGTCTTCGATGATAGGCTTGATTCTCGAGACGGCAGACCTCTCACCTACGCTCGCCATTGGAGGTGAACTCTGTGATATCGGAGGCAATGCGAAGCTCGGTGATGGAGCTTGTATGGTAGCGGAACTCGATGAAAGCGACGGTTCCTTCGAGCTTTTTCATTGCCAAATGGCTGTTGTGACGAATGTGGACTGGGATCATGTGGACCACTATCCAAATTTGGACAGCGTCAAGGATGCCTTCGTTCGTTTTCTCGGGCATGTCAAGCCGGAAGGCATTTCCGTTCTTTGTGCCGAGGATCCTGGCGTGGCAGCTATTCTCCCGCACATAAAAGGGAAGAACATCCTTACATACGGATGGGGAAAGGGATGGAATTGGGGAGCCACTCATGTCCACCACATACAGGGTGGAGGTGTTTCCTTTGTTGCGCATAAGAACGGGATCCCCATGGGGGATATCATTTTGGGTCTTTCGGGAGAGCATAATGTTCTGAATGCCCTTGCTGCATGTGCGGTTGCCGATGCTTTGGGGATTTCCTTTGCTGTGACGAAAAAGGCACTGCGCGTCTTTCGGGGTGCCAAGCGACGATTGCAGTATGTGGGGAGCATCGGAGATGTGCAGATCTACGACGATTACGGCCATCACCCGAACGAGATAGCTGCTACTCTCCGGGCGGTTCGGAATATTTTCCCTGGTCATCGTCTCATTGCGATATTTCAGCCTCACCGATATACCCGTACAGCTGCGATGTTCGGCGATTTTGCCAAAGTTCTTCCTCTTGCAGACGAGGTCTTTCTTCTTCCCATCTACCCTGCGGACGAAGAACAGACGGATAGCGTTTCCTCAGCTCTTATCGCCGATGCGATGGAACGTGAGGGACATGTCTGCCATTTTTGTCAAAACATGAAGGACGTACAAAAACAGATCACTTCACTTGTCCGCAGTGGCGATGTTATTTTGACCATAGGCGCCGGGAACGTATGTCTTCTCGGTCCGAGACTCTTGCAAGCGTTACGGGAGGGAGTCTTCGAGAATGCAATGGTCGTCGGTGCTTGA
- a CDS encoding UDP-N-acetylglucosamine--N-acetylmuramyl-(pentapeptide) pyrophosphoryl-undecaprenol N-acetylglucosamine transferase, with translation MTQHVKERMPFLLVSGGTGGHLWPAIAFGEWMERKCKGHQPVFLSGQRQLEREIFQACGVPYLSLNMVGSPLDFSATNLLQRWYALGGAIKTSIKLLKERHFGAVLLFGGYVSFPMLLASLLCRVPVAIHEQNAYAGKVTRLAAFFRVPVLSGWSSCSPLSRDFFTHVGIPVRRFRHLQNSEAWNTLVRGVVFREGPTILIFGGSLGSRKLEQVVRDIAQLPLFREWTFLFVTKGENLPRVAENCVFVSQRWDPSPFYSLATVAVVRGGASTLAEMKDQHIPCVVVPWEHASDAHQLWNARAFVDAGGGVLWRENESMAALVAALLHVVKMVHDRTRSFNDTTSSESETICEHLYEKVIALTMKGDVPNGRTRTHAQEPS, from the coding sequence GTGACACAGCACGTGAAAGAGCGCATGCCTTTTCTTCTCGTCTCTGGAGGAACCGGGGGACACCTCTGGCCCGCGATTGCCTTTGGGGAGTGGATGGAAAGAAAGTGCAAAGGACACCAGCCGGTATTTCTTTCCGGACAACGGCAATTGGAGCGAGAGATTTTTCAAGCGTGCGGCGTCCCCTATCTCTCTCTAAATATGGTTGGTTCACCGCTGGATTTCTCTGCAACCAATCTCCTTCAAAGATGGTATGCTTTGGGAGGAGCGATAAAAACATCCATAAAATTGCTCAAGGAGCGTCATTTCGGCGCGGTGTTGCTTTTTGGTGGATATGTGAGTTTTCCCATGCTCCTCGCATCTCTTCTGTGTCGTGTCCCTGTGGCAATTCATGAACAGAACGCCTATGCGGGAAAAGTCACTCGCCTGGCGGCTTTTTTTCGGGTTCCCGTGCTGAGTGGATGGTCTTCGTGTTCTCCGTTGTCGAGAGATTTTTTTACGCATGTCGGCATTCCGGTGCGGCGGTTTCGGCATTTGCAAAATTCCGAGGCATGGAATACACTTGTGCGCGGTGTGGTTTTTCGGGAGGGACCGACGATCCTCATTTTTGGAGGATCGCTGGGAAGCCGGAAATTGGAGCAGGTGGTGCGAGATATAGCACAGTTGCCCCTTTTTCGCGAATGGACATTCCTTTTCGTCACGAAAGGCGAAAACTTGCCACGGGTGGCTGAAAACTGTGTTTTTGTTTCTCAGCGCTGGGATCCGTCGCCATTTTACTCGCTTGCTACTGTCGCCGTTGTTCGAGGAGGCGCTTCCACGTTAGCGGAAATGAAAGATCAGCATATTCCCTGTGTGGTCGTTCCTTGGGAACATGCGAGTGATGCGCATCAATTGTGGAATGCTCGAGCCTTTGTGGATGCCGGTGGAGGGGTGCTCTGGCGAGAAAATGAATCCATGGCTGCCCTTGTCGCGGCACTTCTTCACGTAGTGAAAATGGTGCACGATCGAACCAGAAGCTTCAATGATACGACTTCATCCGAATCAGAGACAATTTGTGAACATCTTTACGAAAAAGTGATCGCGTTGACCATGAAGGGAGATGTCCCGAATGGAAGGACAAGGACTCATGCTCAAGAGCCTTCATAA
- a CDS encoding FtsW/RodA/SpoVE family cell cycle protein has translation MDTQVFSAQQNEGVIEKLREPLLWLIPMLLCGIGIVMIASSSSGAAIDVYGSPYALGAKQVVWLFIALGAMVCGYAIPIGFWYRTSGLLWILALVLALLTLFTPFGATVGGARRWFRLGSLPIQTSELLAFTLVIHVAKKITGEGQERSEAFRRCMGVVLLTLPLVLLQPDMGGTLLLLVLAMGLFVEAWGWLYPLCTGALSLLAVAPLILFKEYRMRRILALVDPWSDPLNTGFQVIQGLIAFANGNLWGLGVGHGLQKLQYLPAAHTDFIFAAIGEELGLFGTLFVLFLFFLWIWRAWSVYILFPRGFERSLLWGMVLSIVLPLLINVGGVTKVIPLTGIPLPFVSYGGSALVMAWMRTGIILRLARESRS, from the coding sequence ATGGATACTCAAGTGTTCTCGGCCCAACAGAATGAGGGTGTCATCGAAAAGCTCCGCGAGCCTCTCCTATGGCTTATTCCGATGCTTCTCTGCGGTATCGGGATCGTGATGATCGCGTCCTCGTCCAGCGGAGCTGCCATTGATGTTTACGGAAGCCCCTATGCTCTCGGAGCCAAACAGGTTGTTTGGCTTTTCATCGCTTTGGGTGCCATGGTCTGTGGATATGCCATTCCTATAGGATTCTGGTACAGAACGAGCGGACTATTGTGGATATTGGCGCTCGTGTTGGCTCTTCTCACGCTTTTTACGCCTTTCGGCGCGACTGTCGGTGGAGCTCGGAGATGGTTTCGGCTCGGGTCATTGCCCATTCAGACATCGGAACTTCTCGCCTTTACTCTTGTGATTCACGTGGCGAAAAAAATTACAGGAGAGGGACAGGAGCGAAGCGAAGCTTTTCGACGCTGCATGGGAGTGGTTCTCCTCACTCTTCCCTTGGTGCTTCTGCAGCCTGATATGGGAGGAACTCTTCTCTTACTCGTGCTGGCCATGGGACTTTTCGTTGAGGCTTGGGGTTGGCTTTATCCTCTTTGTACGGGTGCTCTGTCCCTCTTGGCTGTTGCTCCTCTCATCCTTTTCAAGGAGTATCGAATGCGACGCATTCTTGCACTTGTCGATCCCTGGTCAGATCCTTTAAACACAGGGTTTCAAGTCATTCAGGGATTGATTGCCTTTGCCAACGGAAACTTGTGGGGTTTGGGGGTCGGGCATGGCCTTCAGAAACTGCAGTATCTTCCGGCGGCACATACAGATTTTATTTTTGCTGCCATAGGCGAAGAACTGGGACTGTTCGGAACGCTTTTTGTCCTCTTTCTGTTCTTTTTATGGATTTGGAGAGCGTGGTCAGTGTACATTCTCTTTCCGCGGGGCTTTGAACGCTCATTGTTGTGGGGAATGGTGCTTTCCATTGTGCTCCCTCTTCTCATCAATGTAGGTGGTGTTACCAAGGTTATCCCGTTGACAGGGATACCACTTCCCTTTGTCAGCTACGGAGGAAGTGCCTTGGTAATGGCCTGGATGCGGACGGGCATTATCTTGCGTCTGGCCAGGGAGAGCCGGTCGTGA
- the murD gene encoding UDP-N-acetylmuramoyl-L-alanine--D-glutamate ligase — MAVLERFAGKRITVLGAGVSGVSLACFARRKGAQVFVTEQKTLSESTKALFFREGISWEEGHSERACACDELLLSSGVSPKAPLVEHALSLNIRVTGELDAVAPFLRGRLVAITGSNGKSTTVSLLGHLLRGVGRNVVVAGNIGLPLGDIADVEYDDVVMELSSFQLHWTKNIAVHLGIITNLDPDHLDWHGSFEKYVQAKFRLFDLLTDGGALIGQERERVLYRTHERMPTVPFAWEDSKELERVVFFEKESCFLRQGDERMFLFDRRIVPIPGKHNAENAAMAMAAAVLLGECPECLTEGLKTFRSLPHRCEIIATIDGVEYVDDSKGTNVAATVTALTSLEKPKIVILGGQGKGESYGGLAEAVRDHAERAVVMGSEREHICRALDEVGYDKYERAADMEAALMISRSLARPGMMVLLSPACTSWDAYSNYKERGEHFRRIVQGFQART; from the coding sequence GTGGCGGTGTTGGAAAGGTTTGCAGGCAAAAGGATAACGGTTTTGGGAGCGGGCGTCAGCGGGGTGTCGTTGGCGTGTTTTGCCCGACGAAAAGGAGCACAGGTGTTCGTTACGGAGCAGAAAACACTCTCGGAGTCGACAAAAGCTCTCTTCTTCCGCGAGGGAATATCGTGGGAAGAGGGACATTCCGAACGAGCCTGTGCTTGTGACGAATTACTTCTCAGCTCGGGTGTTTCGCCAAAAGCACCTTTGGTGGAGCATGCGCTTTCATTGAATATAAGGGTGACTGGAGAGCTTGATGCGGTGGCTCCTTTTCTTCGGGGGCGTCTTGTCGCTATCACAGGGAGCAACGGAAAGAGTACTACGGTATCCCTTTTGGGACATCTCCTTCGGGGTGTGGGCCGAAATGTTGTTGTGGCGGGCAATATCGGCCTTCCCCTTGGTGATATCGCGGATGTCGAGTACGACGATGTCGTCATGGAATTGAGCAGTTTTCAACTTCACTGGACAAAAAATATCGCTGTTCATCTTGGTATCATTACGAATCTTGATCCGGACCATTTGGATTGGCACGGTTCCTTTGAAAAGTATGTGCAAGCGAAGTTCCGCCTTTTCGATCTCCTCACCGACGGTGGAGCTTTAATCGGGCAGGAGCGGGAACGGGTTCTCTACAGGACTCACGAGAGGATGCCGACAGTGCCCTTCGCCTGGGAGGATTCGAAGGAACTCGAACGAGTGGTCTTTTTCGAGAAGGAGTCCTGTTTTTTGCGCCAGGGTGACGAGAGAATGTTTCTTTTTGATCGGCGAATAGTGCCTATTCCAGGAAAACACAATGCGGAAAATGCCGCCATGGCCATGGCAGCGGCAGTTCTCTTGGGGGAGTGTCCCGAGTGCTTGACGGAAGGGTTGAAGACATTTCGCTCTTTGCCGCATCGATGCGAAATTATTGCAACCATTGATGGTGTTGAATACGTGGATGACTCCAAGGGAACAAATGTGGCTGCTACAGTTACTGCTCTGACTTCGCTCGAAAAACCGAAAATCGTCATTTTAGGCGGGCAGGGTAAAGGAGAATCGTATGGCGGACTTGCCGAGGCGGTACGAGACCATGCCGAACGAGCAGTGGTGATGGGTAGCGAAAGGGAACATATCTGCCGTGCACTTGACGAGGTGGGGTATGACAAATATGAGCGGGCGGCTGATATGGAAGCGGCCCTGATGATTTCGAGGTCCCTCGCCAGACCGGGAATGATGGTTCTCCTCTCTCCCGCTTGCACGAGTTGGGATGCGTATAGCAACTACAAAGAACGGGGAGAGCATTTTCGTCGTATAGTTCAAGGTTTTCAGGCCCGGACGTGA